AtttaattcttctttttcttttatttcacttcactttctatcgttttcattttcactttctattttattttttctcgcCAATCAAACGAACCCTATGGTACCGAGAGGGCTATGATTGAGTTCTGGTCGAAAGTGGCATCAATTTTTCAAGAGTAACTTACTCTAACTTATTAGTTCCAGTTTTATCCAATCTGtgacaaataaattaaaattaacacAAATTTTCTATTCATATGGAAttgtgaaaatattttgttCATCATAATTAAAGGCTCATTCCACCAATCAACGTTCGAATCGAACAAGAGATTTTTGACTTGAGCAATTGGCCCGGCCCGACCATCATTTAAAAGTACTTTAATCAAGAGCAATTTATGTCACAATGTCATGGATCAAAGTCGATAGGTCTATTAATGGTAAAAATAAACAGAACAACTATTTGTGTTGTTTAGAATTTagatttattttattactttttaaatattattataTGAAAGATAAATATAAATTTCTTTGGTTTTAATGTCCATTTCACCATCACCTAACCAATATGTAGTTGATCAAATAAGTGATGAAAATAGCCAAAATGACTTATATTAACAAATTTACCTTATTTACAATATAATTATTAGTAAAAAGCTCTAAAatctaaagttttttttatccaaaaataatGACTTTGTAcgttttgaccaaaaaaaaaagttcatttgaatattaaaaaataattaatatttatctttttatcAAAACAACTCATTTAGATCCTATTCTgctttcttatttttaattagaaaaaattagtgtttaatttttgttttaagaaaaaaattatttttccacaatacatcacatttaattaaaaaaatagatgtatttaaaaataaatatttatttttcttaatggaAGAGGCCTTAATAGATTAAAAAGTAGTTTTGATTTaaaataagtttatttttaaatataaatcACTTTTAACTCATTCCGTAAAGTGTTTTGAGACATAATTGTCGACCGGAGCCTGGGCTTCCTGTCCCGCCGCTTGACCAACTCGactgcactctctctctctctctctctctctctctctctctaccttgtTTATACATTATACGCCCCACAATCCTCTTCACTTCGCTCTCTCTACGTTCTTTACTATCTCCCAATCCCAGATTGTATTGTTTTTCCGACCATAGTCTCCATGGATCTCGGCAGAAAGGAATCTCCAGTATCTTTGCCTGGAAGGAGAAAATggagggaaaagaagaaaagaaggaaacgAGAAGAGGAGTCACAGGGGTTTTCACTGGCTAGTGGAAACCGACTTAAAGAGCAGAATTGCAGAGATCAACAAAAGAGAGGACGGAATGTACTGCCCCTAACAGCAATAACCACCACCACTTCTTAAGGTATACCCACCTTCTATTTTGCCCTATCGTTCAACCTGTAATTGCCACTTTTCACAAAATTAATCCCACCAAAATAGGAAGACACAACAAAATAGTCTACAGTCCCTAAATAGCAGGATCTACTCGAGCTATCAGCCAAACAATGGTTTCTGTTTCTAAAAATACCAACCCACCTCTTGtttttggaaacaaaacaaagaaaaccatCCAATTGATTGGTCTTCATTTTTGTGGTGAAGTAGAAACTACTGgaaattttcttgcaaaacacTATCTATTTGGCCACTGGTGTATATTTTTCAGCCCTTTGGTTGTGCCCAAAATTTTCTTGCAAACCAAAATTTCAGTTTGCTTGTGCCCAAACACAGATTTCTCCGTATTGGTTTCGTTTGTTTTCAGCTGTCAATTCTGATTGTGACTGTGTGTTCAGGTTACTTTGATTCCGTTGTGATTTTCTTCTCTTGAATAGTGAGAAGAGTGCTTGGGAAAGTAGATCATTGGGAGAAACAAAGATGGGTCTTGATGTAAAGGAAATGCAAGTTTCTATTCGGGAATTTCTTGAACTTTCGCGTTCATTTGTAAAGAAATACCCGGTTGTTTCGGGTATTCTGTTATTCTTCTTCCTTCTATACATGTTTCTTCCTTCTGTCTTCACCTTTTTAGTGTTCTCAGTACCTGTTCTATTGTTCGTCGTTGTGGCTATTAGACTCATACTCCGTTTTCATCGACAAAATTTAGAGAGCGCCATAGGTGAGAAGAGGAATGTTGGAATTTCTGCTCGAAAACCAACTTCTGCTCAAGATGATCTCgtggaaaatgaaagagaaaattcTTCTATACGACCTCAATCGGTTAGACGAAGAAATGCCAAAGAGAAAGACAAACGAGTCTTTGTGCGAGAGGGCGTGGAGGAAAAAGATATGGTCTTTTCAGCAATTTCCGATGATGATTTGATTGATAAAGCTGCATTGATAGaggaaaacccaaaagaaataCGAGAAGTGAATGTGGCTTCTGTGATTGATCGTGCTGAGAGTTCATCTGCTGCTTCTCAAAGGTTAAGGCACGAATGTGGTGATGCCTCCGGAGGAAGGACTAACAAATTCGATTATGGTGGAAGTGAGTTAGATGCAGAGAGTTCAGATGATGGAGAAGAtgaggatgaagaagaagaggcacAAGAGGATGGGAATAAGGCTGTAGAATGGACAGAGGACGATCAGAAAAACCTTATGGATCTTGGGTTTTCGGAGATGGAAAGGAACAAACGGCTAGAAAGCCTAATTGCTCGAAGAAAAGCTAGAAAAATGTTAAGTATGCAGGTCAGAAGGACACTGATGAACACGGGAAGCACGGACCCTTGTGGACAAATTGCTTCTGTTCTCATACCAAGATCTAACCCTTTTCCTACCAATGTTTCCGGTGGGCCTCAGGTTTCGCCGACCCCTGGTTCAGCTCCTTCTGTTTTGTTACCAATACACAACCCTTTTGACCTTCCTTATGAGCCTCAAGAGGAAAAACCCAATCTTTCTGGAGGAAGCTTTCAAGAAGAATTCATAGGCACTAGCCAGAAGGACCTGATGTTCTGTAGGCATGAAAGTTTCAGTTTGGGGGCTTTTTTCCCAGGGCCAGGGGAGTTTGATCAAAGCCGACGTGGGACTTTTTATTGTCCGAATTTTGCTACCAGGCCAATGGCTCCAGAGATACCTGAATATTCCAGATTCAAGAACCAATCGGGTAAATGAGGTCTACTTCCCATTTTCCTTCCCTCACCTCCTACCCATTGATGTGAAGTTATGGTTTATTTGTATGGCTATCAGTTTCAAGGGAAGGGATTCGACTATAAATAATTGGACGAGAATAGCTCCAATTCAGAATTGATAATTTTCATAGGATTTCAATATACCCTTTTGTGAACTCTATCATGCTACGGTTATAATAACTGCTTTGTAGGAGTGGTTTAAATTCCTTCGTGTTGAGGAGTTTAGTTATACAATTGTAGTAATAAAGTACTTTTCTTCTACTTATAATCCACCTACTCTAGTTTCACAAGCCACGTATTCCTTCTGTTAAAATTGAACATCAGATCCATATCCCTTCATTTCAAATCCACACCTgtccaaactgagccttaagtTTTTGTGTATTCCACAAACATGAGTAATGTGTTTCTGTTGCCATACAGGTAAGGAACATCCGAGTACTAAGCTAACCCAAACAGAATCATCTCTAGAATGTAAGCCCATGCTGCACGTTAACAGTTCTCAAGATGATGCTATACAACAAGTCCGAGCCTCTGAAAGGGTATGTAATATAGTCAACGTTCCTGACGAAGAGGATAGAAATGAGGTCCACAGGGTATCAAACCTAGTCAGAGATGATGTCACTGGTGGTTCAAGCTCATCTTCTTCATCGGAAGTGAATGTCCCATTCTCAGCTGCTAACAAAGAAGAAATTTTGAAGTCCCTCAGTTTTTCAGTTCCTAAGAACATAGCTGTAGACGTAGAGTACAATGGCCGAAGAAATGGTCCTTTATGCGATGGCAGTCCATCTTCATTTAGGAACAAAATACAGGAGGAACGCTTCTTTTTTCCAGATAAGGTGGTCAGTCATACCCCTACACATTCCATAGCTTCTGACATGCAGGTGGAGGTGTCAGAGTTTGGTTCAACTGAGCTGTCAGTTGATGGAACCATCTCACCGTCTGATGTAGGATCTCTATCTTATGAAGCAGACTTGGACGGGGGAAAGGAAGTCAATTCTGGAAGTGAGGAAACATGGGTTGCCTCGTCTCAGCTATCCAGAGTGGAAGAAAATGAGTCTAGGTCAAGCGAAGTGCATGAGGTTAGCGAGCAAGATATTATTGAAGTTGGTTTTTCAGGAATGAACCAGAAAACAGAGGATACCATTGCGTCGGATATGGTGCCCGAAAAAGTAGTTGAAGAAGATTCCGTAGATGCAAGTGTGTCTTTTCCAAATATTGAATTAGCAGAGAGGAGTCAATCTCATATGATTAATTTTGATGGCGATGTTCATGATGAGGTGCGACTTCCAAGCACTTCTTGTGCTTCAGATGCATTGTCAACTGAAAACTTGGCTTCATTAACACTTGAAAATGCTCTGCAATCAAGCAAGAAATCAGAGGCTCACCCATCTTGTGAAAAAGTTTCTGGAGAAACGGAGGTCAGTCTGTTTCTCTTACACATCACGAAGCAACTACcttgtgaaaactttatatggCTTAGAGAAGAAGAAAGGCTTATTCCTGTTTGGAATATGGGGAAGGAATGGAAAGGAAGGACAAATCAactgctgagcaaaaaaaaaaaaaaagcgcaaCTGTTCAGAACCTCAaacagaaagagagaagaaagtaaCAATTTTTCAATCTTCAACTCCTCTcctatttattttcctttctttccacaGGTTCCAAACAGACTATTAGAATAACCAGACACGCACAGAAAAGGATTTGTAACAAAGTAACCTTTGAGAGTTGAAAGTTTCCAGACCTTTCTTTGGCTTTAGCACATATCTCTCGATTCTCTAATAGCAAATGCTTTTcttatatgtatttttctatcaatTGCTTTAGCAGTAGTGCATGTGAATTCTTTTTTAGTGATATTGGATGAATATTTCGATCTGTTAGATGTGATGTGCTTGCATGAAAGGGGATATCAAGTTATAATTGAACTAATCATGATACTGAACAGGAGCGGTCTGATTCCCCAAAGATATCTGCCCAGGAGTTGAATACTGATTGTGATGCAAGTGATGAAGTTGTCTTTGCATATGATGACACCGAAATCTTGGAATTTATCAAAAACACGTACGGTGAAGCCCCCGTATTGATCAAGCGAGAGACCACAGAGGGACCATCAACTGTTACCATGGAAAACGATGAAAAACCCCTTGAGATAATTGAAGGATATTCTGGAGATCCAGAACATGATTACTCAAATCCTACTGAATTTTTTGAAGGAGAATATGGACAGCAAAGTTCACTGACATCAAATTCCATTGGGAATGAGAATATCCAGGACAGAAGAGGTGAACCAGTTGTTATAGATGTTGGGTCTTCTGGGCCTATCCATAATTCTAATGATACCATTGCATCAACAATGCAGCCAGAAATAGTGGCTGAGCAAGGCCCTTCTGATTCAAGTTCGTCATCATCCTCCTCTTCTGTAACACAGGAAAAGTTTCCTATTAGTGAAGTCTCTCAGTTGAATTTTGATCAAACAACACGAATAAAGGTCCAGGAAATTGCTTCAGAGGTGGTGGATGACAATTTTGCGGATGGATCGTTGCCTGAGAGCTCAGATTTAGCTGCATCTCTGAATGCACTGCATCTAAAAGAGCGTTTAGTAACATGCCTGTCTGATGATAGAGATCCTGAAAAACCCCAGGTCAGTCGGCATAACCATGCTAAGGAGTGATTCTGTGATCTCACTATGGTGATAAAACACCACAACAATTTCAGAAGCTCTATTTTTTCACctaattttcttgattttgctACATGACACATGTTGTCGGGCACCAATCTTATCAATGTTCATAGATTCAATTTACAGCTGTCTTTGAGCAATTAAAACATCACAACTATCATTATGGGAGAAAAGATAGGATTGGACATAATGGAGGTTCGCCGCAATTATAAAGAGCGGATCCTCTTTGCCCACTTTTTATTCGTTTCCTTTCCGGAATTGGATAGTTTTGTAAATTTTTCCTGAAT
The sequence above is a segment of the Rhododendron vialii isolate Sample 1 chromosome 13a, ASM3025357v1 genome. Coding sequences within it:
- the LOC131314345 gene encoding uncharacterized protein LOC131314345 isoform X2, coding for MGLDVKEMQVSIREFLELSRSFVKKYPVVSGILLFFFLLYMFLPSVFTFLVFSVPVLLFVVVAIRLILRFHRQNLESAIGEKRNVGISARKPTSAQDDLVENERENSSIRPQSVRRRNAKEKDKRVFVREGVEEKDMVFSAISDDDLIDKAALIEENPKEIREVNVASVIDRAESSSAASQRLRHECGDASGGRTNKFDYGGSELDAESSDDGEDEDEEEEAQEDGNKAVEWTEDDQKNLMDLGFSEMERNKRLESLIARRKARKMLSMQVRRTLMNTGSTDPCGQIASVLIPRSNPFPTNVSGGPQVSPTPGSAPSVLLPIHNPFDLPYEPQEEKPNLSGGSFQEEFIGTSQKDLMFCRHESFSLGAFFPGPGEFDQSRRGTFYCPNFATRPMAPEIPEYSRFKNQSGKEHPSTKLTQTESSLECKPMLHVNSSQDDAIQQVRASERVCNIVNVPDEEDRNEVHRVSNLVRDDVTGGSSSSSSSEVNVPFSAANKEEILKSLSFSVPKNIAVDVEYNGRRNGPLCDGSPSSFRNKIQEERFFFPDKVVSHTPTHSIASDMQVEVSEFGSTELSVDGTISPSDVGSLSYEADLDGGKEVNSGSEETWVASSQLSRVEENESRSSEVHEVSEQDIIEVGFSGMNQKTEDTIASDMVPEKVVEEDSVDASVSFPNIELAERSQSHMINFDGDVHDEVRLPSTSCASDALSTENLASLTLENALQSSKKSEAHPSCEKVSGETEERSDSPKISAQELNTDCDASDEVVFAYDDTEILEFIKNTYGEAPVLIKRETTEGPSTVTMENDEKPLEIIEGYSGDPEHDYSNPTEFFEGEYGQQSSLTSNSIGNENIQDRRGEPVVIDVGSSGPIHNSNDTIASTMQPEIVAEQGPSDSSSSSSSSSVTQEKFPISEVSQLNFDQTTRIKVQEIASEVVDDNFADGSLPESSDLAASLNALHLKERLVTCLSDDRDPEKPQGEYQTFLESESHKPAEESVSMNSSEDFESLLEKLGEHKDMASTSRPIGKMDRGESTQARECDESALDIGHFGFRQISNDTTPLTMLPELVVEQVPTASSSSSPKSDIHKMVSVELVSSSSIDPEMHLKVQKSDEENAEINLLDKLLPENLDSPAPQNAHHLSSDSTAYSSFDKDFEEIQEPSNPPINVTQELNSIHSVKVPEVIANNDMRNFKTIDEINNEAHIFASEGNAGVLSNMSNESISKRIDVAFIEGQNVIGYEGENVNVAECENIAGTSIPVDNNRTLETSQEHGQEIVEVEISEVSPSTGLIVPVMLIGTAESGLSQIHQSFISDTNPPDLLPEGVVEQVPVTSSSSSSPNSVLQTKFSIDQGSALSLEYLDQETQVEAQQSEIEMDENALINGLRPENLTAAVPQNSLYLMVDSRAHLSDNNYSGGLQEPSNSPRKPAKEDSFNSVSHSESDEKEEKPNSTSIEDGEAQPQLFNQDALIDPTELSDVTSVECPGGVLKQMSENGVVIGMSKPIRQNENSGTAERTEEFGEAMKSKNDRDSSKLTVNNDNLEATEVEGKDTNANVVGLSKPVEDDDDSSISEEREVMSENGVVIGTSKPIRQNENSGTAERTEEFGEAMKSKNDRDSSKLTVNNDNLEATEVVEGKDTNANVVGLSKPVEDGDDSSISEEREEPTKVDPGKRSFEEANIISKENELVANVMVAEEDLRSSVGETEGESLRAMRSEDVAQQPKNVEVADSSTTESDEGKSDKQTEPEAMVGFSQPAAKKDNLDDTKDTEEIRNLADNEDVQGRSKSDLSNGGLDQSGCSKGETKEVIRHDI
- the LOC131314345 gene encoding uncharacterized protein LOC131314345 isoform X1, which codes for MGLDVKEMQVSIREFLELSRSFVKKYPVVSGILLFFFLLYMFLPSVFTFLVFSVPVLLFVVVAIRLILRFHRQNLESAIGEKRNVGISARKPTSAQDDLVENERENSSIRPQSVRRRNAKEKDKRVFVREGVEEKDMVFSAISDDDLIDKAALIEENPKEIREVNVASVIDRAESSSAASQRLRHECGDASGGRTNKFDYGGSELDAESSDDGEDEDEEEEAQEDGNKAVEWTEDDQKNLMDLGFSEMERNKRLESLIARRKARKMLSMQVRRTLMNTGSTDPCGQIASVLIPRSNPFPTNVSGGPQVSPTPGSAPSVLLPIHNPFDLPYEPQEEKPNLSGGSFQEEFIGTSQKDLMFCRHESFSLGAFFPGPGEFDQSRRGTFYCPNFATRPMAPEIPEYSRFKNQSGKEHPSTKLTQTESSLECKPMLHVNSSQDDAIQQVRASERVCNIVNVPDEEDRNEVHRVSNLVRDDVTGGSSSSSSSEVNVPFSAANKEEILKSLSFSVPKNIAVDVEYNGRRNGPLCDGSPSSFRNKIQEERFFFPDKVVSHTPTHSIASDMQVEVSEFGSTELSVDGTISPSDVGSLSYEADLDGGKEVNSGSEETWVASSQLSRVEENESRSSEVHEVSEQDIIEVGFSGMNQKTEDTIASDMVPEKVVEEDSVDASVSFPNIELAERSQSHMINFDGDVHDEVRLPSTSCASDALSTENLASLTLENALQSSKKSEAHPSCEKVSGETEERSDSPKISAQELNTDCDASDEVVFAYDDTEILEFIKNTYGEAPVLIKRETTEGPSTVTMENDEKPLEIIEGYSGDPEHDYSNPTEFFEGEYGQQSSLTSNSIGNENIQDRRGEPVVIDVGSSGPIHNSNDTIASTMQPEIVAEQGPSDSSSSSSSSSVTQEKFPISEVSQLNFDQTTRIKVQEIASEVVDDNFADGSLPESSDLAASLNALHLKERLVTCLSDDRDPEKPQQGEYQTFLESESHKPAEESVSMNSSEDFESLLEKLGEHKDMASTSRPIGKMDRGESTQARECDESALDIGHFGFRQISNDTTPLTMLPELVVEQVPTASSSSSPKSDIHKMVSVELVSSSSIDPEMHLKVQKSDEENAEINLLDKLLPENLDSPAPQNAHHLSSDSTAYSSFDKDFEEIQEPSNPPINVTQELNSIHSVKVPEVIANNDMRNFKTIDEINNEAHIFASEGNAGVLSNMSNESISKRIDVAFIEGQNVIGYEGENVNVAECENIAGTSIPVDNNRTLETSQEHGQEIVEVEISEVSPSTGLIVPVMLIGTAESGLSQIHQSFISDTNPPDLLPEGVVEQVPVTSSSSSSPNSVLQTKFSIDQGSALSLEYLDQETQVEAQQSEIEMDENALINGLRPENLTAAVPQNSLYLMVDSRAHLSDNNYSGGLQEPSNSPRKPAKEDSFNSVSHSESDEKEEKPNSTSIEDGEAQPQLFNQDALIDPTELSDVTSVECPGGVLKQMSENGVVIGMSKPIRQNENSGTAERTEEFGEAMKSKNDRDSSKLTVNNDNLEATEVEGKDTNANVVGLSKPVEDDDDSSISEEREVMSENGVVIGTSKPIRQNENSGTAERTEEFGEAMKSKNDRDSSKLTVNNDNLEATEVVEGKDTNANVVGLSKPVEDGDDSSISEEREEPTKVDPGKRSFEEANIISKENELVANVMVAEEDLRSSVGETEGESLRAMRSEDVAQQPKNVEVADSSTTESDEGKSDKQTEPEAMVGFSQPAAKKDNLDDTKDTEEIRNLADNEDVQGRSKSDLSNGGLDQSGCSKGETKEVIRHDI
- the LOC131314345 gene encoding uncharacterized protein LOC131314345 isoform X4 translates to MGLDVKEMQVSIREFLELSRSFVKKYPVVSESAIGEKRNVGISARKPTSAQDDLVENERENSSIRPQSVRRRNAKEKDKRVFVREGVEEKDMVFSAISDDDLIDKAALIEENPKEIREVNVASVIDRAESSSAASQRLRHECGDASGGRTNKFDYGGSELDAESSDDGEDEDEEEEAQEDGNKAVEWTEDDQKNLMDLGFSEMERNKRLESLIARRKARKMLSMQVRRTLMNTGSTDPCGQIASVLIPRSNPFPTNVSGGPQVSPTPGSAPSVLLPIHNPFDLPYEPQEEKPNLSGGSFQEEFIGTSQKDLMFCRHESFSLGAFFPGPGEFDQSRRGTFYCPNFATRPMAPEIPEYSRFKNQSGKEHPSTKLTQTESSLECKPMLHVNSSQDDAIQQVRASERVCNIVNVPDEEDRNEVHRVSNLVRDDVTGGSSSSSSSEVNVPFSAANKEEILKSLSFSVPKNIAVDVEYNGRRNGPLCDGSPSSFRNKIQEERFFFPDKVVSHTPTHSIASDMQVEVSEFGSTELSVDGTISPSDVGSLSYEADLDGGKEVNSGSEETWVASSQLSRVEENESRSSEVHEVSEQDIIEVGFSGMNQKTEDTIASDMVPEKVVEEDSVDASVSFPNIELAERSQSHMINFDGDVHDEVRLPSTSCASDALSTENLASLTLENALQSSKKSEAHPSCEKVSGETEERSDSPKISAQELNTDCDASDEVVFAYDDTEILEFIKNTYGEAPVLIKRETTEGPSTVTMENDEKPLEIIEGYSGDPEHDYSNPTEFFEGEYGQQSSLTSNSIGNENIQDRRGEPVVIDVGSSGPIHNSNDTIASTMQPEIVAEQGPSDSSSSSSSSSVTQEKFPISEVSQLNFDQTTRIKVQEIASEVVDDNFADGSLPESSDLAASLNALHLKERLVTCLSDDRDPEKPQQGEYQTFLESESHKPAEESVSMNSSEDFESLLEKLGEHKDMASTSRPIGKMDRGESTQARECDESALDIGHFGFRQISNDTTPLTMLPELVVEQVPTASSSSSPKSDIHKMVSVELVSSSSIDPEMHLKVQKSDEENAEINLLDKLLPENLDSPAPQNAHHLSSDSTAYSSFDKDFEEIQEPSNPPINVTQELNSIHSVKVPEVIANNDMRNFKTIDEINNEAHIFASEGNAGVLSNMSNESISKRIDVAFIEGQNVIGYEGENVNVAECENIAGTSIPVDNNRTLETSQEHGQEIVEVEISEVSPSTGLIVPVMLIGTAESGLSQIHQSFISDTNPPDLLPEGVVEQVPVTSSSSSSPNSVLQTKFSIDQGSALSLEYLDQETQVEAQQSEIEMDENALINGLRPENLTAAVPQNSLYLMVDSRAHLSDNNYSGGLQEPSNSPRKPAKEDSFNSVSHSESDEKEEKPNSTSIEDGEAQPQLFNQDALIDPTELSDVTSVECPGGVLKQMSENGVVIGMSKPIRQNENSGTAERTEEFGEAMKSKNDRDSSKLTVNNDNLEATEVEGKDTNANVVGLSKPVEDDDDSSISEEREVMSENGVVIGTSKPIRQNENSGTAERTEEFGEAMKSKNDRDSSKLTVNNDNLEATEVVEGKDTNANVVGLSKPVEDGDDSSISEEREEPTKVDPGKRSFEEANIISKENELVANVMVAEEDLRSSVGETEGESLRAMRSEDVAQQPKNVEVADSSTTESDEGKSDKQTEPEAMVGFSQPAAKKDNLDDTKDTEEIRNLADNEDVQGRSKSDLSNGGLDQSGCSKGETKEVIRHDI
- the LOC131314345 gene encoding uncharacterized protein LOC131314345 isoform X3 — translated: MGLDVKEMQVSIREFLELSRSFVKKYPVVSGILLFFFLLYMFLPSVFTFLVFSVPVLLFVVVAIRLILRFHRQNLESAIGEKRNVGISARKPTSAQDDLVENERENSSIRPQSVRRRNAKEKDKRVFVREGVEEKDMVFSAISDDDLIDKAALIEENPKEIREVNVASVIDRAESSSAASQRLRHECGDASGGRTNKFDYGGSELDAESSDDGEDEDEEEEAQEDGNKAVEWTEDDQKNLMDLGFSEMERNKRLESLIARRKARKMLSMQVRRTLMNTGSTDPCGQIASVLIPRSNPFPTNVSGGPQVSPTPGSAPSVLLPIHNPFDLPYEPQEEKPNLSGGSFQEEFIGTSQKDLMFCRHESFSLGAFFPGPGEFDQSRRGTFYCPNFATRPMAPEIPEYSRFKNQSGKEHPSTKLTQTESSLECKPMLHVNSSQDDAIQQVRASERVCNIVNVPDEEDRNEVHRVSNLVRDDVTGGSSSSSSSEVNVPFSAANKEEILKSLSFSVPKNIAVDVEYNGRRNGPLCDGSPSSFRNKIQEERFFFPDKVVSHTPTHSIASDMQVEVSEFGSTELSVDGTISPSDVGSLSYEADLDGGKEVNSGSEETWVASSQLSRVEENESRSSEVHEVSEQDIIEVGFSGMNQKTEDTIASDMVPEKVVEEDSVDASVSFPNIELAERSQSHMINFDGDVHDEVRLPSTSCASDALSTENLASLTLENALQSSKKSEAHPSCEKVSGETEERSDSPKISAQELNTDCDASDEVVFAYDDTEILEFIKNTYGEAPVLIKRETTEGPSTVTMENDEKPLEIIEGYSGDPEHDYSNPTEFFEGEYGQQSSLTSNSIGNENIQDRRGEPVVIDVGSSGPIHNSNDTIASTMQPEIVAEQGPSDSSSSSSSSSVTQEKFPISEVSQLNFDQTTRIKVQEIASEVVDDNFADGSLPESSDLAASLNALHLKERLVTCLSDDRDPEKPQQGEYQTFLESESHKPAEESVSMNSSEDFESLLEKLGEHKDMASTSRPIGKMDRGESTQARECDESALDIGHFGFRQISNDTTPLTMLPELVVEQVPTASSSSSPKSDIHKMVSVELVSSSSIDPEMHLKVQKSDEENAEINLLDKLLPENLDSPAPQNAHHLSSDSTAYSSFDKDFEEIQELNSIHSVKVPEVIANNDMRNFKTIDEINNEAHIFASEGNAGVLSNMSNESISKRIDVAFIEGQNVIGYEGENVNVAECENIAGTSIPVDNNRTLETSQEHGQEIVEVEISEVSPSTGLIVPVMLIGTAESGLSQIHQSFISDTNPPDLLPEGVVEQVPVTSSSSSSPNSVLQTKFSIDQGSALSLEYLDQETQVEAQQSEIEMDENALINGLRPENLTAAVPQNSLYLMVDSRAHLSDNNYSGGLQEPSNSPRKPAKEDSFNSVSHSESDEKEEKPNSTSIEDGEAQPQLFNQDALIDPTELSDVTSVECPGGVLKQMSENGVVIGMSKPIRQNENSGTAERTEEFGEAMKSKNDRDSSKLTVNNDNLEATEVEGKDTNANVVGLSKPVEDDDDSSISEEREVMSENGVVIGTSKPIRQNENSGTAERTEEFGEAMKSKNDRDSSKLTVNNDNLEATEVVEGKDTNANVVGLSKPVEDGDDSSISEEREEPTKVDPGKRSFEEANIISKENELVANVMVAEEDLRSSVGETEGESLRAMRSEDVAQQPKNVEVADSSTTESDEGKSDKQTEPEAMVGFSQPAAKKDNLDDTKDTEEIRNLADNEDVQGRSKSDLSNGGLDQSGCSKGETKEVIRHDI
- the LOC131314345 gene encoding uncharacterized protein LOC131314345 isoform X7; amino-acid sequence: MGLDVKEMQVSIREFLELSRSFVKKYPVVSGILLFFFLLYMFLPSVFTFLVFSVPVLLFVVVAIRLILRFHRQNLESAIGEKRNVGISARKPTSAQDDLVENERENSSIRPQSVRRRNAKEKDKRVFVREGVEEKDMVFSAISDDDLIDKAALIEENPKEIREVNVASVIDRAESSSAASQRLRHECGDASGGRTNKFDYGGSELDAESSDDGEDEDEEEEAQEDGNKAVEWTEDDQKNLMDLGFSEMERNKRLESLIARRKARKMLSMQVRRTLMNTGSTDPCGQIASVLIPRSNPFPTNVSGGPQVSPTPGSAPSVLLPIHNPFDLPYEPQEEKPNLSGGSFQEEFIGTSQKDLMFCRHESFSLGAFFPGPGEFDQSRRGTFYCPNFATRPMAPEIPEYSRFKNQSGKEHPSTKLTQTESSLECKPMLHVNSSQDDAIQQVRASERVCNIVNVPDEEDRNEVHRVSNLVRDDVTGGSSSSSSSEVNVPFSAANKEEILKSLSFSVPKNIAVDVEYNGRRNGPLCDGSPSSFRNKIQEERFFFPDKVVSHTPTHSIASDMQVEVSEFGSTELSVDGTISPSDVGSLSYEADLDGGKEVNSGSEETWVASSQLSRVEENESRSSEVHEVSEQDIIEVGFSGMNQKTEDTIASDMVPEKVVEEDSVDASVSFPNIELAERSQSHMINFDGDVHDEVRLPSTSCASDALSTENLASLTLENALQSSKKSEAHPSCEKVSGETEERSDSPKISAQELNTDCDASDEVVFAYDDTEILEFIKNTYGEAPVLIKRETTEGPSTVTMENDEKPLEIIEGYSGDPEHDYSNPTEFFEGEYGQQSSLTSNSIGNENIQDRRGEPVVIDVGSSGPIHNSNDTIASTMQPEIVAEQGPSDSSSSSSSSSVTQEKFPISEVSQLNFDQTTRIKVQEIASEVVDDNFADGSLPESSDLAASLNALHLKERLVTCLSDDRDPEKPQQGEYQTFLESESHKPAEESVSMNSSEDFESLLEKLGEHKDMASTSRPIGKMDRGESTQARECDESALDIGHFGFRQISNDTTPLTMLPELVVEQVPTASSSSSPKSDIHKMVSVELVSSSSIDPEMHLKVQKSDEENAEINLLDKLLPENLDSPAPQNAHHLSSDSTAYSSFDKDFEEIQEPSNSPRKPAKEDSFNSVSHSESDEKEEKPNSTSIEDGEAQPQLFNQDALIDPTELSDVTSVECPGGVLKQMSENGVVIGMSKPIRQNENSGTAERTEEFGEAMKSKNDRDSSKLTVNNDNLEATEVEGKDTNANVVGLSKPVEDDDDSSISEEREVMSENGVVIGTSKPIRQNENSGTAERTEEFGEAMKSKNDRDSSKLTVNNDNLEATEVVEGKDTNANVVGLSKPVEDGDDSSISEEREEPTKVDPGKRSFEEANIISKENELVANVMVAEEDLRSSVGETEGESLRAMRSEDVAQQPKNVEVADSSTTESDEGKSDKQTEPEAMVGFSQPAAKKDNLDDTKDTEEIRNLADNEDVQGRSKSDLSNGGLDQSGCSKGETKEVIRHDI